A single genomic interval of uncultured Pseudodesulfovibrio sp. harbors:
- a CDS encoding S24 family peptidase, with the protein MILHLNRQSSISDAKRRCSIPADWFLKLYRSHGLDPDWLSEGVEPVYINDAKAKIPADTLLKETPAPYGKMNSRSRVVPVSTMAGANKEAAAWEPKSVEELSVPESFCRPKLQVVKNDSASMAPVIGRGAFVGIDCNQKEHPDGDLCAVYFPHQGLTIRRVFMQGDTFLLKAENGQYSDLTIPAAEMTERTVGRVIWVLQNLSPM; encoded by the coding sequence TTGATTCTGCATCTTAACCGCCAATCCAGCATCTCCGACGCCAAACGCCGGTGTTCCATTCCGGCAGACTGGTTCCTCAAGCTCTACCGCAGCCACGGCCTCGACCCGGACTGGCTGTCCGAAGGCGTCGAGCCTGTCTACATCAACGACGCAAAGGCCAAGATTCCGGCAGACACCCTGCTCAAGGAAACCCCGGCTCCCTATGGCAAGATGAACTCCCGCAGCCGCGTGGTCCCCGTGTCCACCATGGCTGGCGCGAACAAGGAAGCAGCCGCATGGGAACCCAAGTCCGTTGAGGAACTGTCCGTGCCCGAATCCTTCTGCCGCCCGAAGCTTCAGGTCGTGAAAAACGACTCCGCAAGCATGGCCCCGGTCATCGGCCGCGGAGCATTCGTCGGCATCGACTGCAATCAGAAGGAACATCCCGACGGCGATCTGTGTGCCGTGTACTTCCCGCACCAGGGACTGACCATCCGCCGCGTATTCATGCAGGGCGACACCTTCCTGCTCAAGGCGGAAAACGGCCAGTACTCCGACCTGACCATCCCGGCCGCCGAAATGACCGAGCGCACCGTGGGCCGCGTCATCTGGGTGCTCCAAAACCTTTCCCCCATGTAG
- a CDS encoding ThiF family adenylyltransferase, which translates to MRNNHLSLKMSGIVYNQIFLFIGSHPAERGGILGMDKDGVIRHFIPDAGAKTSYASYSPDVAFLNPRISQWKRKGITFCGVVHSHPRGIIQPSEADRQYAAQILKIFKSIDRLWLPIVQSSIDSKRFDILGYYAELEGKKHKKCRIRKVSLDVLGLVSPHGEAYASVSNKYERNRVPTDLDHLDSCYIYGPPCGQLTRQERSKHSLYEKFTPRSNAAELKPTPPKKAATLPKNDAAPASPNPTITTREEMDRTTQMPRGPFHFPAQHQSVEEVTMQRSVNNASQAHRPKGTVKVQEDNTLPKGTLKCDALVASQSEISDNPSAAVLECSTLHTLLHGTTLQNGIARQGQPTQLPPLSKEEASLYVEASRIRDRHLERHEGSYNLSLLDKTRLVIVGTGGASSLVTNCARMGFGEFVLIDPDIISSSNVGTQKASPHAIGQHKVERLAEEIRDINPTASVLAIPAELDAINDDLMQRLYEAPLRSCQINTAKGLIWAPFSPDRTILLVLTDSFIAQSRGHRLALHFGIPTVCAQEYTEGLGGEITYTIPGVTTTCHRCITSSRYKAYLEEGYTNIVTSAGAPIFAAEYLNAVIGHMLLAVTHHGTDHERWGHTIADLGQRNLLRLRMDPHFDKRFGVDAFTSRLKGLDDQHMLQMFDTLFLTQTPDCGQTPQRPICPDCGGTGDLSKAVGTFADTRQIRTARKV; encoded by the coding sequence ATGCGAAACAACCATCTCTCTCTTAAAATGTCAGGTATCGTTTACAACCAGATTTTTTTATTCATCGGCTCACACCCTGCCGAAAGAGGCGGCATTCTTGGAATGGACAAAGATGGTGTCATTCGCCACTTCATCCCAGATGCCGGGGCCAAGACATCCTATGCGTCCTATTCTCCGGATGTCGCTTTTCTCAACCCCAGGATTAGTCAGTGGAAGCGAAAAGGCATTACCTTCTGCGGCGTTGTTCACAGCCATCCTCGTGGCATCATCCAGCCGTCGGAAGCAGATCGGCAGTACGCTGCCCAAATCCTGAAGATCTTCAAGAGTATTGATCGGCTCTGGCTTCCCATCGTTCAAAGCAGCATCGACTCCAAGCGGTTCGACATCCTTGGCTATTATGCCGAACTGGAAGGCAAGAAGCACAAGAAATGTAGAATCCGAAAAGTATCCCTGGATGTATTAGGCCTTGTTTCCCCGCATGGCGAAGCATACGCATCCGTCTCCAACAAGTATGAAAGAAACCGTGTGCCGACCGACTTGGACCATCTTGATTCCTGCTACATCTATGGTCCTCCCTGCGGCCAGCTTACCAGGCAGGAGCGCTCAAAACACTCACTGTATGAGAAGTTCACTCCCCGGAGCAATGCTGCGGAGTTAAAGCCGACACCCCCAAAAAAAGCTGCGACTCTCCCCAAAAACGATGCGGCTCCTGCTAGCCCGAACCCCACCATCACCACAAGGGAGGAGATGGACAGAACGACCCAAATGCCCAGAGGACCTTTTCACTTCCCTGCTCAACATCAAAGTGTAGAAGAGGTAACTATGCAACGCTCCGTGAACAATGCTAGCCAGGCCCATCGCCCAAAAGGCACTGTAAAAGTACAAGAGGACAACACTCTCCCTAAAGGAACACTGAAATGCGACGCCCTTGTAGCCAGTCAAAGCGAAATCAGCGACAATCCGTCCGCTGCGGTTCTGGAATGCTCCACACTTCATACCCTGCTTCATGGCACAACCCTACAAAACGGCATCGCCAGACAGGGGCAGCCGACACAACTGCCTCCCCTGTCCAAAGAAGAAGCCAGTCTTTATGTCGAGGCTTCACGCATACGTGATCGCCACCTTGAACGGCACGAAGGTTCATACAACCTCTCGCTCCTGGATAAGACGCGGCTCGTCATTGTAGGCACCGGCGGAGCCTCTTCTCTGGTAACCAACTGCGCCCGGATGGGATTCGGTGAATTCGTCCTCATTGATCCGGACATCATTTCCAGCAGCAATGTCGGCACGCAAAAAGCTTCACCCCACGCCATCGGGCAACACAAAGTTGAACGACTCGCAGAAGAGATCAGGGACATAAACCCCACTGCTTCCGTGCTCGCCATCCCTGCTGAACTGGATGCTATCAACGACGATCTGATGCAACGGCTGTATGAGGCCCCGCTCCGCTCCTGCCAAATCAACACGGCAAAAGGCTTGATATGGGCTCCATTCTCACCGGACAGGACCATTCTGCTTGTCCTGACAGACAGCTTCATCGCACAAAGCCGTGGCCACCGGCTGGCCCTTCACTTCGGTATCCCCACAGTGTGCGCCCAAGAGTATACTGAAGGACTGGGCGGGGAAATCACATACACCATTCCTGGAGTAACGACTACCTGTCACCGTTGCATCACCTCATCACGATACAAGGCCTACCTTGAAGAGGGGTACACCAACATCGTAACCTCTGCGGGAGCCCCTATTTTCGCGGCTGAATATCTCAATGCGGTAATCGGTCATATGCTTCTCGCGGTAACCCACCACGGGACTGACCACGAACGCTGGGGACATACTATTGCGGACCTGGGACAACGTAACCTCCTCCGCCTGAGAATGGATCCCCATTTCGACAAACGGTTCGGGGTAGATGCCTTCACTTCCAGACTGAAGGGGTTGGATGACCAGCACATGCTTCAGATGTTCGACACGTTGTTCCTCACGCAGACTCCAGACTGCGGACAAACTCCACAACGCCCCATCTGCCCGGATTGCGGCGGCACCGGGGACTTGTCGAAGGCAGTGGGAACGTTCGCCGACACTCGTCAAATACGCACAGCAAGGAAGGTATAA
- a CDS encoding AAA family ATPase has product MYQFFTPDQAGFNALSSRAKGACLRYQNQEMPPGASPQRASIGFERDANSNESTLWVSNGVVYTGDNDEVRQWFQEGKRIFPSFDALRAWVQSSLASAYGVNVVDSQFAEHYPIYIDADEINDRLQEKIIGQGSALKILAGVVARQHARQKPTRPAVLFAVGPSGVGKTRTCTELGSILADMRDRDENGGFLRLDMNEYQERFRLSQLIGSPNGYVGFGETSQLISTLQKNPYVTILFDEIEKSHPAILQFLMNMMDAGRISSPTDSGSGHGVDCSKATLLFTSNLKADEILKEIRNSQGTQEGLSKNAICRKHLLRAGIPREILGRIATFLVFHPLDQSTRQQILEMQIRELGEEYGVQVQSICPQTLEELSKEHGDNNYGVRPAYSTLDARFGPTFMEAARKAQETDGAIDQPVLENIG; this is encoded by the coding sequence ATGTATCAGTTCTTCACCCCCGACCAGGCCGGATTCAACGCACTTTCCTCCCGCGCCAAAGGCGCCTGCCTCCGCTACCAAAACCAGGAGATGCCCCCCGGGGCATCTCCCCAGAGGGCCAGTATAGGCTTCGAACGAGACGCAAACAGCAACGAAAGCACTCTTTGGGTCTCCAATGGAGTAGTTTACACCGGAGACAATGACGAAGTCAGGCAATGGTTTCAGGAAGGCAAGCGGATTTTCCCCAGCTTCGACGCGTTAAGGGCATGGGTCCAATCCTCCCTCGCCTCGGCATACGGGGTCAATGTCGTCGACAGTCAATTCGCAGAGCACTACCCCATTTATATAGACGCCGACGAAATCAACGACCGTTTGCAAGAAAAGATCATTGGCCAAGGCAGCGCCTTGAAAATACTGGCTGGTGTGGTCGCACGGCAGCATGCACGCCAAAAACCTACCAGGCCTGCGGTGTTGTTTGCGGTGGGACCCAGTGGAGTCGGGAAGACCCGGACCTGCACAGAATTGGGAAGCATTCTCGCCGACATGCGAGATAGGGATGAAAACGGGGGGTTCTTGCGCCTGGACATGAACGAGTATCAGGAAAGGTTCCGCTTGAGCCAATTGATCGGCAGTCCCAACGGTTACGTCGGATTTGGCGAAACCAGCCAGTTGATTTCGACCTTACAAAAAAATCCGTATGTGACTATACTTTTTGATGAAATCGAAAAATCTCATCCTGCAATCCTCCAATTCCTGATGAACATGATGGATGCCGGACGCATCTCCAGTCCCACAGACTCTGGAAGCGGCCATGGAGTGGACTGCAGCAAGGCGACCTTGCTTTTCACCAGCAATCTTAAAGCCGACGAGATTCTGAAGGAAATCCGTAATTCACAAGGGACACAAGAAGGGCTCTCCAAGAACGCGATATGCCGAAAACACCTGCTGCGTGCCGGCATCCCGCGAGAGATACTCGGTCGCATTGCCACCTTCCTAGTTTTCCATCCCCTTGACCAATCAACCCGTCAACAAATCCTTGAAATGCAAATCAGGGAATTAGGGGAAGAGTACGGCGTTCAAGTTCAATCCATTTGCCCCCAAACTCTGGAAGAGCTCTCCAAAGAGCACGGAGACAATAATTATGGTGTCCGTCCAGCGTACTCAACCCTTGATGCCAGGTTTGGCCCGACATTCATGGAAGCAGCACGAAAGGCACAAGAGACGGATGGCGCCATAGATCAACCGGTACTGGAGAATATTGGATAA